One genomic window of Caldivirga maquilingensis IC-167 includes the following:
- a CDS encoding DNA-directed RNA polymerase subunit B has product MSSVRRDSQTSLLPLPILRAEDSGGYIASEDRWTLVESYVRSYGLVRHQIDSFNDFVDRKLKEIVQEFNIDLGDVKVKFIDVEVGKPRFKEPTGVENVIYPMEARLRNITYAAPMRLKVMLYINGEEYTETVPLGDLPIMVKSKYCNLYGLKPQAIVKKLEDPNDPGGYFIINGSERVVVSQEDLALNKPIYDYDERGATRIPRAKIISMGPGYRTTVVVEYHKDGVIYVQIPKIPTRMPFPVVMRALGLEKDQDIALAVSDNDEIQRELLASFEMAIQIAPTVDEARDYIGRRIVLGHPREIRIQRALEYLDKYFLPHLGTTPDDKVRLSKAIELGQAVAGVIELYKGWRQPDDKDHMSNKRVRLVGDLLAQLFRSIFAQFVQDLRNQLEKQYSRGKIPELRTIVRADIISDRLKHALSTGNWVGGKTGVTQMLDRTNYVSTISHLRRVVSSLSRTQPHFEARDLHPTQWGRLCAIETPEGQNCGLVKNMALMATVTVGVDEASVEAMLREMGVINVLDARRNEIKGANVLLNGRLIGIHRDPQALVNAIREARRRGDINGEVNVGYIEKLNEVRVNCDGGRLRRPLLIISNGKLRLTKEHIEKLRSGEWTWDDLVKNGIVEYLDADEEENAMVTIGDTKDVDLSKYTHMEIIPSIMLGAVAHIIPYSEHNQSPRNIYEAAMAKQSLGFPYSNYRYRIDSRGHLLLYPERPLVTTRGLELIGYSMRPSGQNAVLALVSFMGYSIEDAVMINKAAIERGMFRSIFYRSYETEAMRYPMGENDRITIPPPTVRDYRGAEAYAHLDEDGIVPPEVFVSSKEVLIGKISPPRFYSALAESQLAGEWKDNSITVRRGEKGIVDQVLITESSEGFKLIKVKVRELRIPELGDKFASRHGQKGVVGMIVPMEDMPFTENGITPDVVINPHALPSRMTIGQLLEAIAGKTAALYGTLVDATPFEGVPEGTIRSMLMKAGYRWSGRETMYSGLMGTRLDADIFIGVVYYQKLHHMVADKIHARATGPMQILTRQPTEGRSREGGLRLGEMERDVLIAHGAAALLHERMVESSDKYVMYVCEDCGMMAWWDDFKKRPICPIHGDKGRIAKVIVPYAFKLLLQELISLGIYPKLKLSEPIG; this is encoded by the coding sequence GTGAGTAGTGTTAGGAGGGATTCTCAAACGTCATTACTGCCATTGCCGATACTCCGAGCGGAGGATTCAGGAGGATACATAGCCAGTGAGGATAGGTGGACTCTTGTTGAATCATACGTGAGGAGTTATGGGTTGGTTAGGCATCAGATAGATTCATTTAATGATTTCGTGGATAGGAAGCTTAAGGAGATAGTTCAGGAATTTAACATAGATCTGGGTGACGTTAAGGTTAAGTTCATTGATGTTGAGGTTGGGAAACCGAGGTTTAAGGAACCCACTGGGGTGGAGAATGTAATATACCCAATGGAGGCTAGGTTAAGGAACATAACCTACGCAGCACCCATGCGGCTTAAGGTCATGCTCTACATAAATGGTGAAGAATACACTGAGACTGTTCCCCTAGGTGACTTACCTATTATGGTTAAATCAAAGTACTGTAACCTATACGGCTTAAAGCCCCAGGCCATAGTTAAGAAGCTTGAGGACCCAAATGACCCAGGTGGCTACTTCATAATAAACGGTAGCGAGAGGGTTGTGGTTTCCCAGGAGGACCTGGCTCTTAATAAGCCAATATATGATTACGATGAGAGGGGGGCCACAAGGATACCTAGGGCTAAGATAATATCCATGGGTCCAGGCTACAGGACTACGGTGGTTGTTGAGTACCATAAGGATGGTGTAATTTACGTCCAGATACCCAAGATACCCACTAGAATGCCCTTCCCAGTGGTCATGAGGGCCCTCGGCCTTGAGAAGGATCAGGACATTGCTCTAGCTGTGAGTGATAATGATGAGATTCAAAGGGAGTTGCTTGCATCATTCGAGATGGCTATTCAAATAGCGCCAACCGTTGATGAGGCTAGGGACTACATAGGTAGGAGGATTGTGCTTGGTCATCCCAGGGAGATAAGGATTCAGAGGGCCCTTGAATACCTTGATAAGTACTTCCTACCTCACCTGGGCACTACGCCTGATGATAAGGTTAGGTTAAGCAAGGCCATTGAGCTTGGTCAAGCAGTGGCTGGTGTTATTGAGCTTTACAAGGGTTGGAGGCAGCCTGATGATAAGGATCACATGTCTAATAAGAGGGTTAGGCTTGTCGGTGACTTACTGGCCCAATTATTTAGGTCAATATTCGCCCAGTTTGTTCAGGATCTTAGGAATCAATTGGAGAAGCAGTACTCAAGGGGTAAGATACCTGAATTAAGGACAATAGTTAGGGCTGATATAATTAGTGATAGGCTTAAGCACGCCTTATCCACAGGTAATTGGGTTGGTGGAAAGACTGGGGTCACGCAGATGCTTGATAGGACTAACTATGTTTCAACAATAAGCCACCTAAGGAGGGTTGTTTCATCATTAAGCAGGACTCAGCCTCACTTTGAGGCAAGGGACCTTCACCCAACTCAATGGGGTAGGTTATGCGCCATAGAGACCCCTGAGGGGCAGAACTGTGGTTTAGTTAAGAACATGGCCCTTATGGCCACTGTAACAGTGGGTGTTGATGAAGCCAGCGTGGAAGCTATGTTGAGGGAAATGGGTGTTATTAATGTTCTTGACGCCAGAAGGAATGAGATTAAGGGGGCTAATGTACTGCTTAACGGTAGGTTAATAGGTATTCATAGGGATCCACAAGCCCTCGTAAACGCCATTAGGGAGGCCAGGAGGAGGGGTGACATTAATGGTGAGGTTAACGTTGGTTACATTGAGAAGCTTAATGAGGTTAGGGTTAACTGTGACGGTGGTAGGTTAAGGAGGCCACTGTTGATTATAAGTAATGGTAAGTTAAGGTTAACTAAGGAGCATATCGAGAAACTGAGGAGTGGGGAGTGGACTTGGGACGACTTGGTTAAGAATGGTATAGTGGAGTACCTTGATGCTGATGAGGAGGAGAACGCCATGGTAACCATAGGTGATACTAAGGATGTTGACTTAAGCAAGTACACGCACATGGAGATTATACCAAGCATAATGCTGGGCGCTGTGGCGCATATAATACCTTACTCTGAGCATAATCAATCACCCAGGAACATTTATGAGGCAGCCATGGCTAAGCAATCCCTAGGATTCCCCTACTCTAACTACAGGTATAGGATTGACAGTAGGGGTCATTTACTACTCTACCCTGAAAGACCCCTGGTGACCACAAGGGGTCTTGAGCTAATAGGCTACAGTATGAGGCCATCAGGTCAAAATGCAGTGCTTGCGTTAGTGTCATTCATGGGTTACAGTATAGAGGATGCAGTCATGATTAATAAGGCAGCCATAGAGAGGGGTATGTTTAGAAGCATCTTCTACAGGTCATATGAAACCGAAGCCATGAGGTACCCCATGGGTGAGAACGATAGGATAACCATACCACCACCCACAGTTAGGGATTATAGGGGTGCTGAGGCCTACGCCCACCTGGATGAGGACGGCATAGTGCCTCCAGAGGTCTTTGTATCAAGTAAGGAGGTTTTAATAGGTAAGATAAGCCCACCAAGGTTCTACAGTGCATTGGCTGAGAGTCAACTTGCCGGTGAGTGGAAGGATAATTCAATAACAGTGAGGAGGGGTGAGAAGGGTATTGTTGACCAAGTCCTAATAACTGAAAGCAGTGAGGGCTTTAAGTTAATTAAGGTTAAGGTTAGGGAACTTAGGATACCTGAATTAGGTGACAAGTTCGCTTCAAGGCATGGGCAGAAGGGTGTAGTGGGTATGATAGTGCCCATGGAGGATATGCCCTTCACTGAGAACGGTATAACACCGGATGTGGTTATTAATCCGCATGCACTACCAAGCAGAATGACCATTGGGCAATTGCTTGAGGCCATAGCAGGTAAGACTGCTGCACTATACGGTACACTGGTTGATGCAACACCCTTTGAGGGTGTTCCTGAAGGCACTATTAGAAGCATGTTAATGAAGGCTGGGTACAGGTGGAGTGGTAGGGAGACGATGTACAGTGGGTTAATGGGTACTAGGCTTGATGCAGATATATTCATTGGAGTAGTGTATTACCAGAAGCTACACCACATGGTTGCTGATAAGATACATGCCAGGGCAACTGGACCAATGCAGATACTGACCAGGCAACCAACAGAGGGTAGATCCAGGGAGGGTGGGTTGAGGCTTGGTGAAATGGAGAGGGATGTCTTAATAGCCCATGGAGCCGCAGCGCTGCTTCACGAGAGGATGGTTGAGTCAAGTG
- the speD gene encoding adenosylmethionine decarboxylase, whose translation MLQQQESPIPRLGVGEEGVVGRHVFGEVWGVNDKLLQDDEYLKNLVIKAAEVANMHLVDVKVWRFGGGDKGGVSVIALVLESHIAIHTWPAYNYATIDVYTCGEHSRPWDAYDYIIKQLNPKTFTKTIVDRSSK comes from the coding sequence ATGTTGCAACAGCAGGAAAGTCCAATCCCCCGACTGGGGGTTGGGGAAGAGGGTGTGGTTGGTCGACATGTATTTGGTGAAGTATGGGGGGTTAATGATAAGTTGCTTCAGGATGACGAATACTTGAAGAACCTTGTGATTAAAGCAGCTGAGGTTGCTAATATGCATCTTGTTGATGTTAAGGTTTGGCGCTTTGGAGGTGGGGATAAGGGTGGGGTATCAGTAATAGCCTTAGTACTGGAGTCACACATAGCAATACACACCTGGCCTGCATATAATTACGCCACAATTGATGTCTACACCTGTGGTGAGCATTCAAGACCTTGGGACGCCTACGACTACATTATAAAGCAACTTAACCCCAAGACCTTCACTAAGACTATTGTTGATAGGAGCAGTAAGTAA
- a CDS encoding DUF2070 family protein, whose translation MSRRFERGYGILFGIHAGGLIRLIGLVLMVITPPLILSRVGLNPLYALLVSTFYILASVALALITMRMTSVGSFRIYYTTVLVIMIESIVIDSVMSIIEGKPVVMAGALAALAPLSLMVSLLKDPVGSRSTIGYLTDLALLLVIVIIIQLPVYLIIGALTHDTISMPRVLLLDLVLFIISILIMLSMIIIHKVKGTLYYLKMFGAFIYTMITGDGSFMEFHLLRSSKDSDVRIHVIHVIGDNGNDSFIVVPYIHAGPLSHVGGADLIPILVKVAKSMKTRLVYLHGVGGHEVDPASYDDTINVVNSIRQAMIKLRSSNHTEVIRAKPIMNVESGDIRLMVLPIANGKNLVLVSRIRKSMDDIPSYVYNSVAEELGDEVNRFIIVDSQNSFSSDNSWSDDDVRDLINGLRKVLNTPDVEGELRLSVIHIPRSKVPGSFMEIGDNGIYVLLMNFNNTSSALVVIDGNNIKPDLADEIRRRLGEVGYLAEVVTTDNHQYTGFFGKVGYHVVGDWVSKDDLIRLILDAVNNPKIPVVKVSYTEASSRIRVVGSDGFYGMVKAASSAVSLTPILASLLFIAPIALSIIATYIIL comes from the coding sequence ATGAGTAGGAGGTTTGAACGCGGCTATGGGATACTCTTCGGCATACATGCAGGTGGCTTAATTAGGTTAATAGGATTAGTGCTAATGGTGATTACCCCACCGTTAATCCTTAGTAGAGTAGGGTTGAATCCACTATACGCCCTCCTGGTCTCAACCTTCTATATTCTGGCTTCAGTGGCATTAGCCTTAATAACAATGAGGATGACTAGCGTGGGTTCATTCAGGATATACTACACGACAGTGTTAGTAATAATGATTGAGTCAATAGTAATAGACTCAGTAATGAGTATTATTGAAGGTAAACCAGTGGTCATGGCCGGTGCCTTAGCAGCATTGGCGCCATTATCATTAATGGTATCTCTACTTAAAGATCCTGTTGGATCAAGATCAACGATAGGTTACTTAACGGACCTGGCGTTGCTCCTAGTCATAGTGATAATTATTCAATTACCCGTTTACCTAATCATAGGTGCCTTAACCCATGACACCATAAGCATGCCCAGGGTGCTATTGCTTGACTTGGTTCTCTTCATAATATCCATACTGATAATGCTCTCCATGATAATCATACATAAGGTTAAGGGAACATTATATTACTTGAAAATGTTTGGAGCCTTCATATACACCATGATAACGGGTGATGGATCATTCATGGAGTTTCATCTCCTAAGGTCGTCAAAGGATTCTGACGTCAGGATCCACGTGATACATGTAATTGGAGATAATGGTAATGACTCATTCATAGTCGTGCCATATATTCATGCAGGACCATTAAGCCACGTGGGTGGGGCAGACTTAATACCCATTTTAGTCAAGGTCGCTAAGTCAATGAAGACTAGGTTAGTGTATTTACATGGTGTCGGTGGTCATGAGGTTGATCCAGCTTCATACGATGACACCATTAACGTGGTTAACAGTATTAGGCAAGCCATGATTAAGCTTAGGTCCAGTAATCACACAGAGGTTATTAGGGCTAAGCCAATTATGAACGTGGAGTCAGGGGATATTAGGCTTATGGTTCTACCAATAGCTAACGGTAAGAACCTGGTCCTGGTATCCCGTATAAGGAAGTCCATGGATGATATACCATCATATGTTTACAACAGTGTTGCTGAGGAATTGGGTGATGAAGTTAATAGATTCATAATAGTTGACTCGCAGAACAGCTTCAGTAGTGATAACTCCTGGAGTGATGATGATGTACGGGATTTAATTAATGGATTAAGAAAAGTACTGAATACCCCTGACGTTGAGGGTGAGTTGAGGTTAAGTGTTATTCACATACCTAGGAGTAAGGTGCCTGGCTCATTCATGGAGATTGGGGATAATGGAATATACGTATTATTAATGAATTTCAACAACACTTCATCAGCCTTAGTGGTTATTGATGGTAATAACATTAAGCCGGACCTAGCTGACGAAATTAGGAGGAGACTAGGGGAGGTGGGTTACCTGGCTGAAGTAGTGACGACTGATAACCACCAGTACACTGGCTTCTTCGGTAAGGTTGGTTACCATGTTGTTGGTGATTGGGTTAGCAAGGATGATCTAATAAGGCTAATACTGGATGCTGTTAATAATCCTAAAATCCCAGTGGTTAAAGTCAGTTACACGGAGGCTTCAAGTAGAATACGCGTAGTGGGGTCTGATGGATTCTACGGCATGGTTAAGGCAGCCTCCAGTGCCGTTAGTTTAACACCAATACTCGCATCACTACTATTCATCGCCCCAATAGCACTATCAATAATAGCAACATACATAATACTTTAA
- the thiD gene encoding bifunctional hydroxymethylpyrimidine kinase/phosphomethylpyrimidine kinase, with protein sequence MAVKLPKALTIAGLDSGGGAGITADLKTFHAMGVYGMVALTAVTAQNTLGVKAVQEIEPSIVEAQINAVAEDIGVDAAKTGMLSSSPIMESVAKVVRRWGFPLVVDPVMYAKSGDPLMRQDAIDTLRRTIIPLAKVVTPNIPEAEALSGVSIRNLNDAKAAAKRIAEEFHPEIVIVKGGHLTGAESIDVVYFRDNGEYRELSAPRISTGNTHGTGCSFSAAIAAGLAKGMSPWDSIKQAKELITMAIQYSLPLGHGHGPVNPMSWIELRAYRYDAVMDLSNAMSIIKNKVGELIDSQDNGGIAVTPPQPYAIDPSNVITVTWRSIEEGLPISIITRSGGGRLVKYALGMVNSNPELRALLLISGLSNLISRVKRVLSTYEYGLSRDEARLISSALTEALRSLNRVPDAIHLTSFNDLVIMGESATAVVNKLMKALS encoded by the coding sequence ATGGCGGTTAAGTTACCCAAGGCATTAACAATAGCAGGCCTGGACTCAGGGGGTGGGGCTGGTATTACGGCTGATTTAAAGACATTCCACGCCATGGGGGTTTACGGCATGGTTGCGTTAACCGCTGTCACCGCTCAGAACACGCTTGGTGTTAAGGCAGTTCAGGAGATTGAACCCAGTATTGTTGAGGCCCAGATTAACGCTGTTGCTGAGGATATTGGTGTTGATGCGGCTAAGACCGGTATGCTGAGTAGTTCACCTATAATGGAGAGCGTGGCTAAGGTAGTTAGGAGGTGGGGATTCCCATTAGTTGTAGATCCTGTAATGTATGCTAAGAGCGGGGACCCATTAATGAGGCAGGATGCCATTGATACCTTAAGGAGAACCATAATTCCCCTAGCCAAGGTGGTAACCCCAAATATCCCTGAGGCTGAAGCCTTATCTGGAGTCAGCATTAGGAACCTTAATGATGCTAAGGCAGCGGCTAAGAGGATTGCGGAGGAGTTTCACCCCGAAATCGTTATAGTTAAGGGTGGGCACCTTACGGGTGCTGAGAGCATTGACGTGGTTTACTTTAGGGATAATGGTGAATACAGGGAATTGAGCGCACCCAGGATTAGTACAGGAAACACCCACGGTACTGGATGCAGCTTCTCAGCAGCCATAGCTGCTGGTTTAGCTAAAGGTATGAGTCCTTGGGACTCCATTAAGCAGGCTAAGGAGTTAATAACAATGGCTATTCAGTACTCCCTACCCCTGGGTCATGGTCATGGTCCAGTTAACCCAATGTCATGGATTGAGTTAAGGGCTTATAGGTATGATGCTGTGATGGATTTAAGCAATGCAATGAGTATTATTAAGAATAAGGTAGGTGAGTTAATTGACTCTCAGGATAATGGTGGCATAGCCGTTACTCCACCACAACCCTACGCCATTGATCCAAGTAATGTGATTACAGTAACCTGGAGGAGTATTGAGGAAGGGTTACCAATCAGCATAATTACGCGTAGCGGTGGTGGTCGCCTAGTTAAGTACGCCTTAGGCATGGTTAACAGTAATCCGGAGTTAAGGGCGTTACTGCTCATAAGTGGTTTAAGTAACCTAATAAGTAGGGTCAAGAGAGTGTTAAGTACGTATGAGTATGGTTTAAGCAGAGATGAGGCAAGACTCATTAGTAGCGCGCTCACTGAGGCTTTAAGGTCATTGAATAGAGTACCTGACGCCATTCACTTAACCAGCTTTAATGATCTCGTTATAATGGGTGAATCAGCCACCGCTGTGGTTAATAAGTTAATGAAGGCGCTTAGTTAA